Genomic window (Spirosoma sp. KCTC 42546):
GTTTAGGAAAGCGTAACGGTCCCAGCACATCGGCCGCCATGGTAGGCCAGTGCTTCACAACAGAATCGAACAGTTTATGGTAGGCTGGTCCATCAACCCCAAGCGTCCGGGCTGTTTCTTCCACTGAGCCAACAAGCGTGGCTGCTTTCCCTCCATCAAAAGGGTGCGCGGCAGAAATGGGTGGGTAGATAAACTCCAGACCGTGTTCGGTAAGAGGCAAACTCTGAAACAGCGGAGAGCCAGCCGCCAACGGGTGAATGGCCGACCCAATATCGTGTATGAAACCGGGTAAGGTCAGTTCCGCGGAACGTGTGCCTCCGCCAATGGTCGATTTGGCTTCCAGCACTACCACCGACAGGCCCGCCCGCGCCAGCACGATAGCCGCACTCAGGCCATTCGGCCCGGAACCCACAACGACGGCATCATACGCTTGCCCACCTCCTGAATTTACCATTGGTATGCTATTGCCAGTTTCCGGTTGTCGATCAATTCAGCGAGATACGCCATATCTCCAAGATATGGCGTATCTCGCTGAATTGATCGACAACCGGACTAAGCTTTATTGATTTATTGAGTCTCCCTGGTACCAAAGATACCGAAAGCTGAGTTACTACACGTTCCCTGTCATCAACGGGAAACCCGTAACAACTGTTATGGATAGCAAACCAGATAGCTTATTCGTACGTACCCGCCTTCAACGTACTTTCCGAAAGGGCGTATTTTCGGTTTGCCCGGTCCAGCACGACGTAAATCGAGTCTTTGTTTTCGTTGATACCAGTCAGAATCACCCGCTTTCCATCGGTAGTCTGGTAGTGGAGAATCATTCGGTTACGTTTGACCGGCTTCGACTCCGCTTCAATCCCTTTGGTACGTCGGGTCGAGCGGGCGATGGCTGCAATTTTCGGATCTTCGGGACCTATGTTGGCCAGTGCGTCTTTCGGTATCCAATTGTCTGGCACACTCGGTTTCTCAGACGTAGTGCTCTCCCCTCTCTCTCGGCGTCGCCCCCCCGATTGGTTGTTCCGATTACCGCCCAGATCACTGTTATTGGCCAGAAACTCCCGGTTCTCCTGGTTTCGAGCCCCCCGGTTTTTATCCTGCAAATACAGCACATGATTTTTGGGATCGGCTTCATAATAGAACACCCGTTGGCCACCTGCTACACCCGTTAGTTCGAACGTCCGGTTAATATCACGCATTGGCGCACCACCCCCATTCGAGAGATCCAGTTCAACGGGTTTGGCCGTCTTGAAGGTTAAGGTGGTCCATTTTTCGAAGGTTGCTTCCTGCCAGCGTACCGAATCCAATGGAGAATAAGGAAGTGGTTTTCCATTGAGTCTGAACTCCGTGACAGTATAATTCCCCCGCAATTCCTTAATACCCTTCTGTGCAGGTTGCTTGTACGGATCGTACACGAAGTTGACGTATTGCAGCCAGTAGAGCAGCACCAGGAAGATGCCGATAGTGGCCGTTTTCAGGCCGATACGCACGTATTGCTGCCAGCCCGTTAGTGCAGGATAAAAATAATTGGGGATAGTCGGCCGCTCCCGAATCAGGAGATTATAGATGTCCTTAACGTAATAAATCAGCAAAAAGCCCGATAGTAATACGAAATAGGAGCTGTAGCCATGTACCCCGCCGTCGTAAGCCAGATTGACATAAACGATGTCGGCCAGAGCACCAAACAACAGTACTGATCCCCAGAACGTTGTGGCTCTAAAAAACAGCAAAGCCCCGGCCAAAACCTCAACCACCCCGGTAAAGGCCTCATACCAGGGAGCAATTCCGATGGAGAGCCAATAGATTTTCTGAGCTGTCAGATCACCAAAATTCGTATTCAGTACACCCAGCGACGGATAAGGCAACTGCGTGGGCATCAGCTTCGTAAACCCAAACCCGATAATGCCAATACCCGCCCGGTAGCGTACAATTACCCGTAGCCAGTAGTACAGCCAGTTGTACTCACGCGCTTCTTTCCGGCGGAAGCGGGCAATACCTGTCCAGATCAGCCCAACGACCGTAGCGAACAGCAGGGTGATGATCCAGGTTGCGTAGCCGTTCAGCGTACTGCCGAACATTTTGTTACCAAAAAGCGTCAGTCCAGACCCGAAACGGGCCACATCATATAAATCGCGGTAGTGCAGATGCAGCCAGTCTAAGGCAATAACTTCCTTATACCAGTCCACGTTGTTGGGTAGCGACATACTGACAAAAAACACAAACGCGATTCGGAACAAAATCTTCTGGCCTTCCGTCCAGGTATAGCGTTGTTCAGTAGCAGGCACCGGAGCCGTCACAGCCGATTGTTTGCCAGATGGTTGCGTGTCCAGCAGTTCTTCGGGCGATATCAGGCCTAAGTCTGCCCGTTCGGGAGAAATGTTTGGGATTGCCATTGGGTAGAGGAAGTTAGAGTTTGAGGGCACCCCGGCGACCCGCTTTGGCAGCTTCGTCGATAAGGTACTTTTTGTTGACTTTATCCAGTACAGCATACACGGAATCCTGCGTACCAGCTACGCCCGGCGCGGCAACACCCGACAGAATAATCTGCCCGTTACCCACCTGTGTATATGCCAGTTTCAGGGTTTCGGCAGCCTCGTTCGGATTCGCGTTTTTAAGCGTCAGAAGTCGGTTGGTCGAGTCGATGGTATAACGGTAGTAGTGCCGCCCCTGTGAGCCAGCTAGTTCGTAATCACGCTCGCTATCCGCGCCCGCCAGTTGTTCAACATTCGTCGTCACCAGCCTGACCGGTTGATTGGATTTTATACTGATGGTATTCCAGGCCTCAAAAACCACGTCCTGCCAGCGTGTGGGGTCGGTTTTGGAATATGGAAGGGTTTTGCCCCCTATTCTGAATTCACTGACGTTATAGAGTCCGGCCACGCCCGGCAATCCTGGTGTTTGAGGGAAGCGAACCGAGCCTTTTCGGTAGGCGGCATAGGTGCTATATCCATACAGAACCACAGCAAAAAACACAAATGCGACTTTAAACGTCCACCGACCGTACCGCTGCCACTGTTCCGAAAAAATGGGCTGGAACCGATTTGGTGTCGTAGGTAATTCGAGCGACAACAGTCTGAAGAGTCGGATGGCATCAAAGGCAAACAACACCAGTGCAAACGTGATGAGTAAGCCACTATACACGTACTCTCCGCCCTCGTATGCCAGATTCGAGAAAAACACATTCCCCAGAAACGGCAGGATGATCAGCGTGCCAATAGTTGCTGTTTTACGATGCAGAAGCAATAGCCCGCCCAACAGTTCAACCCCACCCAGAAACGACTGATACGACGGAACAATACCCAGTGTGAGTGAAAACAACTTCCAGGCTGAGTGATCGCCGTAGGCTGTATTCAAATTGCTGATTGAAGGCAGTGGGGCCTGCAACGGAAAGAGTTTAATAAACCCATAGGCAATCAGGCCAATAGCCAGTCGGTACCGAAGTGCCACGCGTAGCCAGTAATACAGGCTATCATAGTTCGTAGATGGGTTTGCCCGAAGGGACCATACAATCGTGCCAACAAGGGCGACAAGTGCCACCACCAACCAGTTCAGGAAACTATCCTGAGGACCGAAAAAATGCGGTGCATAACGCGACAGATTGAACACATACCGTGAATATCCGCCTTCCGTAGCTACCAGATTCCGAACGAATTGCCCATCGAGCGGCAGAAGCTGAACAGCAAAATACAGGAAAACAAACCGAAATAAAGTCTTTTCATAAGGTTGCCAATCGGCAACCTGGCTCACCGCTTTTGCGTCGCTACGGGACCGGGGTACATCTAAAACAGCCATGATTTTAGGGGATCGTTAGTCGTGGTTTTTAGGTTGTCATTAGGTTGTCATAATGACTATCAATGACAACCTAATGACCATGAATGACCATGAGTTAATAGCCAGGATTTTGCTCAAGTACAGGGTCCGACAGCAGTTGCTGCACCGGAATCGGCAGTAGGTACCGTTTAGGGTCGGTCACGTTCAGTACGTCTTTTGCCCGGTCAGTCCGGACGAGGTCGAACCAGCGGTGGGGTTCCAGCGCAAACTCGACCCGCCGTTCATTTTCGATGGCCAGTAAAATATCCTCTTTTGTCGTGACAGTGCTGGCAGTGAGTCCGGCCCGGTCACGTACGGCGTTCAGATCGACAAGTGCATCGGACAGCCTGGCCAGTTGCGCACGGGCTTCGGCCCGAATCAGATAGGCTTCAGCAATGCGGAAGATGTAGGATGGATCGGAAGCCGGATTGCGGTAATAGAGGTTTCCGTACCAGCGATTCTGGTTGTCTTTCGCTATGAGCGTACTGCGTGTACCTCCAACAGCCGGATTGTTCAATAAGGCAACCAGCGCATCGTTCGGTGCCCATTGGCGGGTACCGCCGTTCGTCTGCGACTGCCACTGGTTCCGGTGTCCATTGACTTCGGTGGTACCATTGTAGAAAATCTCAAATACCGATTCTGGCGTACCCCGTGCATCACTGGCAAAAAACGCGCTATAAGGCTTCAGAAGCTTGTAATTCGTGGCATCGCTGATCAGCCGGGTCGCATAATCCTCCGCTTTGGCGTAGTCCTTTTGGTAGAGATAATAGCGGGCTTTCAGGGCAAACACAGTCCGTTGGGTTACCCGATAGCGATCAACGGTAGTGGGCAGAAGTGGTTCAGCCGCTTCGAGATCGCGCAAAACCTGGGCATAGGTATCGGCCTGACTACTGCGTTTGATGCCCACATTATCCGTTGGCTTAACGGTTGGATTGGTAATCAGCGGCACCCCACCGAAGGTTCGGGCCAGATCGAAATACGCCAATGCCCGAATGGCGTAAGCTTCGCCCAGATACTGATTTTTCAGGGCCGTGGTCAAAGCCGGATCAGTAACTGCCGGTACCTTCGCCAGCACATTATTGGCTCGGTTTATCGTCCGATAAATCGCAACCCAGACGCTGGCAATCGTCGAGTTGTCGGCGTTCACTTTGTGATTGATAAACTCCTGCACCTGCGACTGTGAGCCCGTCCACTGCACGTTATCGCCCGACAGGTAGCCTACAGATTGAAAACTGGTTCCGTAGTAGTCGCTACTGGCCAGCGCACTGTACACCCCTCGAAGGGCCGTCAGGGCAGAGTTCTGGTCGGTAATAGTTTCCGTATCGGAGATGGATTCCAGCGGTTTCACATCCAGAAACTGCTGGCACCCGCTGACTCCCAGGATCAGGAGCAGCGAAAAAATGGTTTTTATACGATTCATATTTTTTGAGGTTATTAGACCTGTGGTGGTGATGGCGTGAACGTCTACGTTCGTGCCGACTATTCCCTGGCCGATCGACTTGACGTGGTGTCGGGTTCTCAAACCCGACACAGCGAGGTTTCTCAAAACCGAGTGTATTTTCTAATTGTAAGGAGGTTTTGAGAAACCTCACGAGTCAGGTTTAGAACCTGACACCACCTTAAAACTCGGCTTGGATTACAATGTCAAACTTATTCCACCTTGAAGACCAACGGGTTGCGGGGGTGTACCCAGGTCGATACCCTGTGAATTAGGGTCGCTGCTGGCGCTCGACTCGGGGTCAAGACCGGTGTATTTGGTTAGCAGCCAGAGGTTGGTGCCCACTGCATATACCCGAAGTCCCTGAATACCCACTTTACTCGTTACGGATTTGGGCAGCGTGTAACCGATCGTGATCGACTTCAGGCGCACAAACGAGCCATCTTCCAGCCAGCGACTCCCCCCATCGCGATAGTTGTTGACATTGATCCCGTCGGGACGCGGTACATCGGTAATATCGCCCGGCTTCTGCCAGCGGGCCAGGTTCGAGGCAAAAATGATTCGAGCCGCATCACGGGCGCCACCGCCTTCACCAAAGAATTTGTTGTGGTTGTAAATCTTATTGCCGTACTGGTAGGCGAAAAACAGATTCACATCGAAGCCCCGATAGGTCAGGGTGTTGGTCAGGCCACCGAAGAATTTAGGCCAGATGCTGCCGACCAATTGCCGATCGGCCACGGTAATCTGCCCATCTTTATTGACATCTTCATACACAACATTCCCGGTCTGCGGATCGACATAAAGCTGCTTGTATACCCAGAATGAATAGAGCGGTGTGCCCTGTTGTTGCAGAATCAGGTCGCGGCTACCGTAGCGCAGGGGTGTCGCCAGTTTTTCAATGCGATTGACGTTCTGAGCGATATTAAAACTGGTGCTCCAGGTTAATCCACCCCGCTGAATATTCACCGTGTTGATTCCAAATTCGAAGCCTTTGTTACTGATCTCGGCGGCATTACTCCAGTAATTATTGAAGCCAGTTGTACCGGGCAGTGCCAGTTGTAGAAGTCCATTGGAGGTGTATTTGCTATAAACGTTGGCCTCGAAACTGATCCGGTCGTTCAACAGCGATACGTCCACGCCCAGGTTAACCTGCCGGGTGCGCTCCCACTGTAAATCCGGATTGCCCAGTTGCTGGGGCGAAATGCCCGGATTCCCCTGATAGCCGGTGCCGCCCATCCACAGCCCCTGAGCCGCAAAGTTGCCGATGCCGTTCTGGTTCCCCGTAATGCCCCAGCTCGCCCGTAGTTTCAGGTCGCTGATAATCGTATTGTTCCGCAGAAAATCCTCCTGTTTGATCCGCCAGGCGGCACCCACTGATGGGAAATAGCCCCATTTCCGGGAAGAGCCAAAGCGCGACGATCCATCGGCCCGGACACTGGCATCAATGAGGTATTTACCCGCAAAGTTGTAATCGACCTTGCCAAAGAACGAAGCCAGCGTACTCTTCGACCAGTTTTGCGAACTGGCCGTTGTCGACGCCGACGAAATCTGGGTGAACGAGTTATTCGGGAAGCCACGACCCTCGGCATAGGTCCGGGTCAGGTTATCACTTTGCAGCGTATTGCCTACCAACACCCCGAAGGAGTGGCTCGACCCGATCCGTTTCCGATAGGTCAGCGTTTGCTCATTCAGCCAGGTTGTGTACTGACTCACACTTGACGTAGCAAAGCCATTTGGGCTACCCGAAATGAGCAGGGAATTCCAGTACTCTGATTCGTTGTAGTTGTTGTAATCAATCCCGAAACTAGTCCGGAATTTCAGGCCTGGCAGCAGTTGCGCATCGGCGTACAAATTACCAATATAACGCAGGCTGGTTGTATTTACAGCGTAGTTATTGAGCAGCAGCGTTAGGTTATCGAAGCCAGCCCGGCCCACCAGCACACCCTGTTCATTAACCGGCGACAAGTACGTAGGCGTATGCAAAGCCGCCTGTAGCAAGCCTCCGGCAGGCCCATCCCCCGCCCGCGCCTGATTCCGGTACGTTCGGGTAAAGGTATTACTTACGCCTACCTGAATGTTGTCATTTACCTGCTGATCGAGGTTGACCTTGAAACTGGCCCGGTTAAACGTAACCGGCTTAATAATAGCTTCCTGTGAATTGTAGCCACCGCCAATGTAGTATTTGGTTGTTTGCGTGCCGCCCGTCAGCGACAGATCATAATTACGAAGCTGGGCCGTGCGAAACAGTTCACTCAACCGATCATAGGTTTGCTGCTCTTCGGGCAAGCCACGCCCTCCTTCCGCAACAGGGCGGAAAGGCCGATTTTCGAAGGTGCGTTTCAAGGTCGGGTCATCTTTACCCGTGTTGATCCACCATTCATTAACCAGGGTAGCGTGCTCAGGGCCAGTGGTCAGGTCCCACAGTTTAGCCGCTTTGGCAGCCCCAGCCGAAGCATTGACATTGATGGTCGGTTTTTGCCCGAAATTGCCGCGTTTGGTGGTAATTAGCACCACCCCATTCGCTCCGCGTGAGCCGTACAAGGCCGTTGCCTCGGCATCTTTCAGTACGTCGATGCGTTCGATGTCGGATGGATTGATGTCGGCAATGGGCGACGTTGCCTTGCCACCCGTACCGATGGTTTGCAGGCTGTTGTTGTTGATAAATACCCCATCGACTACGTAGAGCGGATCGTTGCTCGCGTTGATAGAGGTGGCACCCCGTACCCGGATATTCACCCGCTCGCCCGGCACGCCCGTTGCACTGGATATCTGAACACCAGGCACTTTACCCTGCAACTGTGCATCGACACTACCTACCGGAATTACTTTGGTGTCGCTGGGATCAATTTTATTCAGCGAGCCAATCAGGTTCTTGCGTTCGATGGTACCGTAGCCTACAACAGCTACTTCGGACAGTTGCTTAGCATCGGCAGCCAGATCAATATTGATCGTGCTACCCTCCACAACGACTTCTTTGGATTGGTAACCGATGAAACTCACAACGACTGTAAAGGGGAGTTTCTGACCGGTTTTCAGGACAAATCGACCTTTCGTATCGGCCGTTCCGCCATTGGTGGTGCCTTTAATCAGCACCGTAGCGCCTATGAGTGGCTCTTTGGTACGCTGGTCGGTTATTCGGCCATTGATGGTGGCATTAATGGTTGGAGCAATAGGCTGTGCCTGTACGACAACAGAAATTAGTAGGCTTAATCCCCACAGGAGCCAAGCCGGTGCGCCGGAGCGATGGCCCGATAGAGCTTTTTTCATTACTTTGCAATGGTTACGTGAGAAATGAGACAGGCCAGCGGGTGTTGGTAGCACTCAAAGGCCCTGGAAATTGCTTCGGCGAATTCTGTCTTGTTGTAACTGGCCGGGACGGTTGGCGCCGTTCCGGTTTTTTTATGCGCCGATGCATTTACGGCTACTGCCGTTGGTAAGCAGGTTTGTTAGCAAATCATAGGCATGCCTGGTTAGTTGAAAATTTGTCAGAGTATTAAATCAGATCGGCCTGAACACTAACCATTCCCTGCACCGATCGTAAGCGGTCCTGTATGGTCGTAAACCACTTCTGCTGGCGCACCCGGATAATGAGCCATCCACGTGCCTGCACTCCATCTGCTTCAAAATCCAGGCGCGCTATCTGACAGGCATCGTCCTGCGGGATGGCATTGGTAATGTCGCTCACAAAATTCATCCGGTCGAATCCAGCGACCCGGTAACTTATCTGGTGCCAGTTAAGCGCATTGATAGTAGCATTCATGGGTTTCGGTAGTCAATGAATTTTTCATAAAACATATAATCCACATACTAAGTAGAATAATAAATAGAACCGTTACGTTGATGTACTAGGTTATAGAGCATATACGATTAGAATTCGTTCTGGCCAGGTAAACCAGTGTGGCAGAGCACTACAGATTACTTAAGCGAATGCTTGCCGAAGTCTATCAGCCACAACAGCGCATATAAAGTAGTGTGGGCCTGCTCAAAGAAAAATCGGAGGTAACAGTCGCCCTAAAATGGTCGATTACGTTCATAACTTTTTAACCTGATAACTGGAACCTTTTTATAAGTCCTGTAGATTGATGGGCAAAGGTGAATAGGTATTTTTCTTTTTCCAAGTATTTTTACAAAAATCTGATAAACAGCATATTACCTAATAGTCTATCGAGATATACGGTTATAGACTACTATTCCTACAGAATAGCATTTATTCAATCTAAGCTGTAGTTTTACCCCGAAATTGAGCGATACAATCCGTAATTACCTGATACCATGATTTCCAAAAAAGCGAAATACGCCATTAAAGCCCTGAAGGTACTAGCCGAAGAATTCGGGAATGGCCCTATGCTCATTGCCACAATCTCGGCTCAGGAGAACATTCCAAAAAAGTTTCTGGAGAGTATCCTTCTCGAACTTCGCAATCACGGCCTGTTGCAAAGTCAGAAAGGGAAAGGGGGCGGCTATAGCTTACGACTCGAACCGGAACGTATTAATCTGGCTCAGGTAATCCGGGTAATCGATGGTCCCATTGCTCCTACTCCCTGCGTATCCCTCAACTTCTACGTTCGTTGCGACGACTGTGAGGATGAAGAGACCTGCTCAATCCGACCCATCATGCTACGGGTACGTGACGCCAATCTATCCGTTTACGAGAAGACAACCCTCCGCTCACTCATTGAGGGAGCCGTTCCGGTTGGGTTAGGGAGCGTGATGTCGGTTTCTTAAAACCGACATCACATTACCCTGTTCCTTGTTCTCGCTTGGCTTTGCCGAGTGAGAACAAGGAACGTCAATACTAGATCAAATTGAGCTTTTAGTAAGCTTTTATACTTCTCTACAGGGTTAGCTCCTACAACAGGAGAATCCCCCTGGCCTATGTCCTGAATCGTACAGGATTTGTCCGTTTCTGGACAATCGCCAGCAACTCTACTTCACAAAAAACCATCCCCGTACGGCCTAAACGGCCTTTCCCTGAGTTGGCAACCTATTTGCTATACAAACGAGTAGCATATAGGTAAGCACATAATCTACTCCAGCCATGAAGGGAACTCAGTTAGGAGAATTTGAAGAGTTGGTACTACTAACCATCGCGCTGCTCTACGACGACGCCTATAGCGCGGCTGTTGTTGACGAACTCAGCCAGCGACTCGAACGCTCTATGAGTCTGGGAGCCGTTCATCGAACCATGCAACGACTCGAAGAAAAAGGGCTCGTGAATTCCCGATTTGGGGAAGCTACCGCCGAACGTGGAGGTCGGCGGAAACGCCTGTTTACTGTAACGGCATCTGGAGAGCAGGTCTTGCTGGAAGCCCGTAAAATCCGCAACGAACTCTGGGCCGCTATTCCTAAAGCTGCTTTTGGAGGAGGGGTTGTATGAGTCAGCAACAAACACCGAACCACGCGCCCCGCTGGGCACAGCGCCTGCTGGAACGAATCACGGCCCCGCACCTGCGCGAAGAGATTCAGGGCGATATGGATGAGCTGTTCCATAAACGAGGTCAGCGCCACGGCTACGCCAAAGCACGGCTAATGTATATAGTGGATCTGATCCTGCTACTCCACCCCCGGCTCTGGCGACGGGAACCCACGCCTACCTTCAAGCCCCGGTATACGAAATACAATGACGTTTCTCAACCCTTATTCTTCCATCCTGCTATGATCCGCAATTATTTGAAAATCGCCTTTCGGAATCTAGTCAAAAATAAGTCGTATTCGGCCATCAATATTGGTGGACTAGCTGTAGGTATGGCAGTGGCCATGCTGATTGGCATCTGGATCGACGACGAAGTTTCGGCTAACAAACACCACAAAAACTACCCGACCCTTTACCAGGTCAAAATGCACCAAACCTTCGACGGGCACCGGGGCACACAAGATGCGTTACCCTTCCCGATGGGTGACGAACTACGATCCAAATACCCGGACTTCAAGGCCGTAGCGATGTGCGATTGGGGAAGCAATCGGTCGCTGGTGTTTGGGAATCAAAAATTCCTGAAAGATGGGCATTTCATTGGTGAGGACGCCATCGATATGTTTTCGCTGAACGTCCTGAATGGGGATAAAAACCCTTTAAAGGAACCCTATTCCATTGTGCTTACAGATGAAACGGCAAAAGCTATTTTCGGCAACCAGGACCCTATTGGTAAGATCCTGAAAATGGATAATACAGTGGATTTGAAGGTAACGGCTGTGGTGGCCAAACAACCCAAAAATGCCACCCTCCAATTTGATTATTTGCTCCCCTGGAACTTGCAGGAGGCTATGTATGATTGGATCAAGAAATTCCACAAACCGAATTGGGGCAATAACTCCTGGGCAACGTATGTACAGCTCAAAGAGGGTATCGATCCCGCACAAACCAACGCCAAAATAAAAGATGTGGTCTTATCCCATTTGTCCAATGACGTCAATACGGTAAAACTTGTCAAGCCCGAGGTGTTTATCCACCCCATGGAAAAATGGCGGCTTTACTCCGACTTCACGGAAGGGAAAAACACGGGTGGGTTCATCAAATACGTGCGATTGTTCGGCATTTTCGGCTTGTTTATTTTAGTGATTGCCTGCATCAACTTCATGAACCTGAGCACCGCCCGATCCGAAAAACGAGCCAAAGAAGTGGGGGTTCGCAAAGCCGTGGGCTCGGCTCGCGAGCAGCTCATCGGCCAGTTTCTGAGTGAGTCCATTCTGATTGCCGCTATGGCCCTGGTGCTGGCCCTGGTCATCGTGTTGGTTTCGCTGCCTTACTTCAATACACTCACCGAGAAGCTAATGAGTGTCCAGTTCGGCAATCCCGTTTTCTGGGGCATCACTCTGCTGTTCACCCTGTTCACTGGATTACTGGCGGGCAGTTATCCCGCGCTGTATCTGTCGTCGTTCAACCCGGTGAAGATTCTCAAAGGGGGCGTTCATGTCGGGAAAAGCGCGTCGTTGCCCCGTAAGATCCTGGTCGTGGTTCAATTCACCTTTTCCATTGTGCTGATGATTGGCACCATTATCATTTATCAGCAGATCCAGCATGGTAAAAACCGACCAATTGGCTTTAATAATAGTGGGCTTATTTCGGTCAATTCGTCCAAAGATCTAATTGACCATTTTGACGCCCTTCGTAATGAACTGCTGGCCTCCGGCGTGGTGACGTCTATTTGTAAGTCCAACTCGCCACCTACCCAAATCTGGAGTAACAACAATGGCTGGGAATGGAAAGGCTCAACTCCTGATGAGAAGTCCGTCATTTTCAGCACCATCGCCACCAATTTCGATTACATTAAAACAATCGGGATTAAACTGAAAGAAGGCCGGGATTTTTCGAGGGATTTTACGACCGATTCGTCGGGCGTAATTTTAAATGAAGCGGCCGTTAAACGCATGCGCCTGAAGAATCCAGTTGGCGAAATACTTAAATGGAATGGTAAAGACCGGAAGGTGGTGGGGGTCATTCCTAATATCATGATGCAATCACCCTACCAGGCTATTTCGCCCTTGACCATTGTGTTTGAAAAAGATTGGGTAAGTGTTGTTTGTGTACGCATAAACCCGAACGTAGCAGCTTCAGTAGCGATTAAAAAAATTGCACCCATTTTCGATAAGTACAACCCAGGGTTTCCCTTCGATTATAAGTTTTCCGATACGGAGTACGCCAAAAAATTCAGCTACGAAGAGCTGATTGGCAACTTGTCGGCCATTGTTTCCCTGCTGGCCATCTTCATTTCGTGCCTGGGCTTATTTGGTTTGGCCTCCTTCATGGCCGAGCAACGTACCAAAGAAATTGGTATTCGTAAAGTGCTGGGTGCCAGCATAGCCAATGTGTGGGGGCTGCTTTCGAAAGACTTCGTGCTACTCGTTATTATTTCGTGTTTAGTGGCTTCGCCCATTGCCTGGTATGCCATGAGTCGATGGCTGGACGATTACACTTACAAAATCAATATTGGCGTTGGCGTCTTCCTGATCGTGCTTATTGTGGCCCTGGCCATCACCTTATTGACAATTAGTTACCAGGCCATCAAAGCGGCTTTATTAAACCCCGTAAAAAGCCTGAGAAGCGAGTAATTTTTTAACCACAGAGGCACA
Coding sequences:
- a CDS encoding ABC transporter permease — translated: MSQQQTPNHAPRWAQRLLERITAPHLREEIQGDMDELFHKRGQRHGYAKARLMYIVDLILLLHPRLWRREPTPTFKPRYTKYNDVSQPLFFHPAMIRNYLKIAFRNLVKNKSYSAINIGGLAVGMAVAMLIGIWIDDEVSANKHHKNYPTLYQVKMHQTFDGHRGTQDALPFPMGDELRSKYPDFKAVAMCDWGSNRSLVFGNQKFLKDGHFIGEDAIDMFSLNVLNGDKNPLKEPYSIVLTDETAKAIFGNQDPIGKILKMDNTVDLKVTAVVAKQPKNATLQFDYLLPWNLQEAMYDWIKKFHKPNWGNNSWATYVQLKEGIDPAQTNAKIKDVVLSHLSNDVNTVKLVKPEVFIHPMEKWRLYSDFTEGKNTGGFIKYVRLFGIFGLFILVIACINFMNLSTARSEKRAKEVGVRKAVGSAREQLIGQFLSESILIAAMALVLALVIVLVSLPYFNTLTEKLMSVQFGNPVFWGITLLFTLFTGLLAGSYPALYLSSFNPVKILKGGVHVGKSASLPRKILVVVQFTFSIVLMIGTIIIYQQIQHGKNRPIGFNNSGLISVNSSKDLIDHFDALRNELLASGVVTSICKSNSPPTQIWSNNNGWEWKGSTPDEKSVIFSTIATNFDYIKTIGIKLKEGRDFSRDFTTDSSGVILNEAAVKRMRLKNPVGEILKWNGKDRKVVGVIPNIMMQSPYQAISPLTIVFEKDWVSVVCVRINPNVAASVAIKKIAPIFDKYNPGFPFDYKFSDTEYAKKFSYEELIGNLSAIVSLLAIFISCLGLFGLASFMAEQRTKEIGIRKVLGASIANVWGLLSKDFVLLVIISCLVASPIAWYAMSRWLDDYTYKINIGVGVFLIVLIVALAITLLTISYQAIKAALLNPVKSLRSE